The Panacibacter microcysteis genome includes a window with the following:
- a CDS encoding efflux RND transporter periplasmic adaptor subunit has protein sequence MNKLCSIPAAVIIAASALLLASCSQNKAQTPVTEDAVVVKTQPVSFTGYTTTLEYSGALASASETKLSFKIGGVISKVYVQEGDHVSRGQLLATLDLTEINAQVQQAALSAEKATRDENRVKNLFNDTAATLEQLQNVQTQLSVANEGLRIAKFNQQYAQIRATEEGTIIKKIMNEGELVSAGAPVLIMNGTSNNDWVVRFGVSDKDWANLRKGDAANITLDAYPDDIFRGIINKMAEAADPQSGTYELEVKVLPNGKKFAAGFFANIQLNTATQQKLSMIPIEALAEADAKTGFVYTLNADNKTVTRKKVQIAFIENDKVAIKSGLENVEAVITDGTSYLTENTIVKPATN, from the coding sequence ATGAATAAGTTATGCTCAATTCCTGCAGCGGTTATCATTGCTGCATCTGCACTGCTGCTTGCATCCTGCAGCCAAAACAAAGCACAAACGCCCGTTACAGAAGATGCGGTAGTGGTAAAAACCCAACCGGTAAGTTTTACCGGTTATACAACAACACTCGAATATTCAGGCGCATTAGCCTCTGCAAGTGAAACAAAACTTTCATTCAAAATAGGCGGTGTTATTTCAAAAGTATATGTACAGGAGGGAGACCATGTAAGCCGGGGGCAATTACTGGCAACGCTGGATCTTACAGAGATCAATGCGCAGGTACAGCAGGCCGCACTGTCTGCCGAAAAAGCAACACGTGATGAAAACCGCGTAAAAAATCTGTTCAACGATACTGCTGCCACATTAGAACAACTGCAGAATGTACAAACACAGCTAAGCGTTGCCAATGAAGGTTTGCGCATTGCAAAATTTAACCAGCAATACGCACAAATAAGGGCAACGGAAGAAGGCACCATCATAAAAAAAATAATGAATGAAGGAGAGCTTGTTTCTGCCGGTGCACCGGTATTAATAATGAACGGTACATCAAACAACGACTGGGTTGTACGCTTTGGCGTAAGCGATAAAGATTGGGCAAACCTCCGGAAAGGTGATGCAGCAAACATTACACTTGATGCATACCCTGATGACATATTCAGAGGCATCATCAATAAAATGGCAGAAGCAGCAGACCCGCAAAGCGGCACGTACGAACTTGAGGTAAAGGTTTTACCAAATGGTAAAAAATTCGCTGCGGGCTTTTTTGCCAACATTCAGCTTAATACTGCCACACAACAAAAATTAAGTATGATCCCGATTGAGGCACTTGCCGAAGCGGATGCCAAAACAGGTTTTGTTTATACGCTGAATGCAGATAATAAAACGGTTACCAGGAAAAAAGTGCAGATCGCTTTTATAGAAAACGACAAGGTTGCCATAAAAAGTGGTCTTGAAAATGTTGAGGCAGTGATAACAGATGGCACCAGTTATCTTACAGAAAACACGATTGTAAAACCAGCCACCAACTAA
- a CDS encoding efflux RND transporter permease subunit: MKITDFAVKNYQFTLIVFVMLAAIGLNSFLNMPRGEDPDFQAPQFNVVVVYPGTSPQDMEQLVVDPIEKKINELDDIKRIRSQMNDGLAVISVEFKYETDPDKKYQDVVREMDAIRPELPADVFDIDVMKFSPSDVNIIQVALMSETAPYKDLEDWSKKLKERLEKIKSLKNVDNWAFPQQQVRISLNLDKMAQQQIPLNKVTGAIQSGNTNIPGGSIDMGTRKYNIKTSGDYKSLDEIKNTIVTSVNGKSVYVKDIAGVGFDYEEQNYLARLNGHRGVFITASRKMGTNIFAVDEEMKPILEQFQKELPKSIKYEQSFDNAASVHTRLNHFSNDFIIAVLLVLLTLLPLGFRASLVVMISIPLSLAIGLFVLDSFGFTINQLSIVGFVVALGLLVDDSIVVVENIERYMRMGYSKRAAAMAATRQIGLAVLGCTATLIFAFLPLLFLPEGAGDFIRSLPAAVVATVLASLFVSLTIIPFLSSRILGNHENPEGNFFLRGLKRLISGSYRRLLHRALARPYITLAVALAIFISAVALVPVVGFSVFPASEKPMFMINIETPLGTNLSTTDSVTRYVESRIKNMPGLKNYATNVGHGNPRIYYNVIPVGNADNKAQIFVQLNDTLPGEKRQLIDTLRNRFKDFPNAKIEVKDFEQGPPVEAPVAIRLFSEDLDTLRALSFRVEDILKKTEGTMYVNNDLTTLKTDIKVKVNKDKAGMLGIAIGEIDKTIRMAVTGLTIGKYREDDGDDYNMNITLPRDNKQTFDVFKKIYVASYNGVLVPLNQVADIQFQTSPTNIKHYDKDRYTTVTAFVQSGYNTAKVTDDVLQKLDAMQFPKDAHYVAAGDIEASQESFGGLGTIILITIFGLLGILILEFKTFKGTLIVLSVIPLGIIGAVAALLLSGNTFSFVAVIGLIALIGIEVKNSILLVDYTDQLRKDGKSINEAIEEAGETRFIPIILTTLTAIGGLIPLVLEGNPLYSPLALVIIGGLISSTLLTRVVTPVLYKLLAPKVTPDKPEEKKKVLSPAVEYA, translated from the coding sequence ATGAAAATAACAGACTTCGCCGTAAAGAACTACCAGTTTACACTTATTGTATTTGTAATGCTGGCAGCCATTGGCCTTAACTCTTTTCTCAATATGCCGCGTGGTGAAGACCCGGATTTCCAGGCGCCGCAGTTTAATGTAGTGGTGGTTTACCCCGGTACCAGCCCGCAGGATATGGAGCAACTGGTGGTAGACCCTATTGAGAAAAAAATAAATGAACTGGATGATATCAAACGCATACGATCGCAGATGAATGATGGCCTTGCCGTAATCAGCGTGGAATTTAAATACGAAACGGACCCTGATAAAAAATACCAGGACGTGGTACGTGAGATGGATGCCATAAGACCAGAACTGCCTGCTGATGTTTTTGATATTGATGTAATGAAATTCAGCCCGAGTGATGTAAACATTATACAGGTTGCATTGATGAGTGAAACAGCACCCTATAAAGACCTGGAAGACTGGAGCAAGAAACTGAAAGAACGACTGGAAAAAATAAAATCGCTGAAAAACGTTGATAACTGGGCATTTCCGCAGCAGCAGGTACGCATATCACTGAACCTCGATAAAATGGCACAGCAACAGATTCCACTCAACAAAGTAACCGGCGCCATACAAAGCGGAAACACTAATATACCAGGTGGCAGTATTGATATGGGCACCAGGAAATACAACATTAAAACAAGCGGAGACTACAAAAGCCTTGATGAGATAAAAAATACAATCGTTACAAGTGTAAACGGAAAATCTGTTTACGTAAAAGATATTGCCGGTGTTGGTTTTGATTATGAAGAACAGAATTATCTCGCCAGGCTAAACGGTCATCGCGGCGTTTTTATAACAGCAAGCCGTAAGATGGGTACAAACATTTTTGCTGTTGATGAAGAGATGAAACCGATACTGGAGCAGTTTCAAAAAGAGTTGCCAAAAAGTATTAAGTACGAGCAAAGTTTTGACAATGCCGCAAGTGTGCACACAAGGCTTAATCATTTCAGCAACGATTTTATTATAGCAGTGTTGCTTGTATTACTCACATTACTGCCACTTGGTTTCCGGGCCAGCCTCGTGGTAATGATCTCTATTCCTCTATCGCTGGCTATAGGTTTGTTCGTGCTGGACTCATTTGGCTTTACCATTAACCAACTGAGTATTGTCGGCTTTGTGGTAGCACTTGGCTTATTGGTAGACGACAGTATTGTGGTGGTTGAAAACATAGAACGCTACATGCGTATGGGCTATTCGAAGCGAGCAGCCGCTATGGCTGCTACCAGGCAAATTGGGCTGGCCGTATTAGGCTGTACTGCCACGTTGATCTTTGCATTCCTTCCATTGCTGTTCCTGCCGGAAGGGGCAGGAGATTTTATCAGGAGCTTACCGGCAGCCGTTGTTGCAACAGTGCTCGCATCCTTGTTTGTATCATTAACGATCATCCCTTTTTTGTCCAGCAGAATACTGGGCAACCACGAAAACCCCGAAGGCAATTTCTTTTTACGTGGGTTAAAAAGACTGATCAGCGGCTCTTACAGGAGATTACTGCACCGTGCATTGGCAAGGCCATACATAACCCTGGCCGTTGCACTGGCTATTTTTATAAGTGCCGTTGCATTGGTTCCTGTTGTGGGTTTCAGCGTTTTTCCTGCATCGGAAAAACCGATGTTTATGATCAACATCGAAACGCCACTGGGAACAAACCTTTCGACAACAGATTCGGTTACGCGCTATGTTGAAAGCAGGATCAAAAACATGCCGGGCCTTAAAAACTATGCAACCAATGTAGGCCATGGTAACCCACGCATATACTATAACGTTATACCCGTGGGCAATGCAGATAACAAAGCGCAGATCTTTGTGCAGTTGAACGACACACTACCTGGAGAAAAACGACAACTGATCGATACGCTGCGCAACAGGTTCAAAGATTTTCCCAATGCAAAAATTGAAGTAAAGGATTTCGAACAGGGCCCGCCGGTAGAAGCGCCGGTTGCCATTCGTTTGTTTAGTGAAGACCTCGATACATTGCGTGCATTGTCTTTTCGTGTGGAAGACATCCTCAAAAAGACGGAAGGCACTATGTACGTAAACAACGATCTTACTACGTTAAAGACAGATATAAAAGTAAAAGTAAACAAAGACAAAGCAGGCATGCTGGGTATTGCCATCGGAGAGATTGATAAAACAATACGCATGGCCGTAACAGGTCTTACCATCGGCAAATACCGGGAAGACGATGGCGACGATTACAATATGAACATTACCCTGCCAAGGGATAACAAACAAACTTTTGATGTTTTTAAAAAGATCTATGTAGCCTCGTACAATGGTGTTCTGGTACCATTGAACCAGGTGGCAGATATTCAGTTTCAAACATCGCCTACCAACATCAAACACTACGATAAAGACCGCTACACAACCGTTACTGCATTTGTACAAAGCGGTTACAATACCGCAAAGGTTACCGATGATGTGCTGCAAAAGCTGGATGCCATGCAGTTTCCAAAAGATGCACATTATGTTGCCGCCGGCGATATAGAAGCAAGCCAGGAAAGCTTTGGCGGTTTAGGCACCATCATACTCATCACCATCTTTGGTTTACTCGGCATTTTAATTTTAGAATTCAAAACGTTCAAAGGCACACTCATCGTCCTGTCTGTAATACCTTTAGGCATTATCGGCGCAGTAGCAGCCCTACTTCTTTCAGGAAACACATTTTCCTTTGTAGCAGTCATCGGGCTTATTGCGCTCATTGGTATAGAAGTAAAAAATTCTATACTGCTTGTTGATTACACAGACCAGTTGCGTAAAGATGGCAAAAGCATCAATGAGGCAATTGAAGAAGCAGGTGAAACACGTTTTATACCCATCATTCTTACAACACTTACTGCAATAGGCGGCCTCATCCCGCTTGTACTTGAAGGCAACCCCTTGTATTCACCACTGGCCTTGGTAATAATAGGCGGGCTAATCAGTTCAACATTGTTGACAAGGGTAGTAACGCCGGTATTGTATAAATTGCTTGCGCCAAAAGTGACACCTGATAAGCCGGAAGAAAAGAAAAAAGTGTTGAGCCCGGCTGTAGAATATGCATGA
- a CDS encoding beta-N-acetylhexosaminidase, whose product MYRKKMLLAYMLLTAVVLQAQNGNTLKNLVPVPVAVVEKQGTFTFKSTITITVSADDAMPVAKQLADALAVPTGYATSVKKGNGGQVHMVLLTATDNSIGNEGYKMSVSGKGVTVTANTPAGLFYGMQTLLQLLPTAIESKSVVNNINWSIPFTNITDQPAFKWRGLMFDVSRHFFTKAEVKRFIDDMVKYKYNMLHWHLTDDEGWRIEIKSLPELTKVGAWRVNREGKWANTGNPFPNEPKTYGGFYTQDDIKEVVQYAKERFVTILPEIDVPGHSLAALAAYPELSCNPGPYEVSAGGAFMKWFPGGHEGVIDNTLCPANEKVYAFLDKVFTEVAQLFPFEYIHMGGDETARNFWAKSEQVKTLMQKENLEDLNEVQAYFVRRVEQIVNAKGKKLIGWDEILDGGLAQSAAVMSWRGMTGGIAAAKQGHKVVMTPYNFVYLDFVQGEPSIEAPVYANLRMQQAYKFEPVPDGVDANLVMGGQGNLWTEQLQRFRNVQYMLWPRAMALAECLWSPKEKKDWNSFIRRAEAQFPRLEAAATRYSRAIYDPVVSVKDYKGSPQVTIETEAPGLEIYYTIDETLPDNYDRKYTQPIIVPEDAMHLKLLAYKDGKPVGHLISLSMDELKKRANN is encoded by the coding sequence ATGTACAGGAAGAAAATGCTGCTTGCATACATGCTTTTAACTGCCGTTGTGCTACAGGCACAAAACGGCAACACTTTAAAAAATCTCGTTCCGGTCCCGGTAGCTGTAGTTGAAAAGCAGGGAACCTTTACTTTTAAAAGTACCATTACCATAACTGTATCAGCAGATGATGCCATGCCTGTTGCAAAGCAACTGGCCGATGCTTTGGCAGTACCAACAGGTTATGCCACCAGCGTTAAAAAAGGCAACGGCGGACAGGTACACATGGTATTACTGACCGCTACAGACAACAGCATTGGTAATGAAGGGTACAAAATGTCTGTATCTGGCAAAGGCGTTACCGTTACAGCCAATACACCGGCTGGCCTGTTTTATGGTATGCAAACACTTCTGCAGCTTTTACCCACGGCTATTGAAAGCAAAAGCGTGGTAAACAATATTAACTGGAGCATCCCCTTTACAAACATTACCGACCAGCCAGCATTTAAATGGCGTGGGCTGATGTTTGATGTAAGCCGCCACTTTTTTACCAAGGCAGAAGTAAAGCGTTTTATAGATGACATGGTAAAGTATAAATACAACATGCTACACTGGCATCTTACCGATGATGAAGGCTGGCGCATAGAAATAAAAAGTCTGCCCGAATTAACAAAAGTTGGCGCATGGCGCGTAAACAGGGAGGGCAAGTGGGCAAATACCGGCAACCCTTTTCCTAATGAGCCAAAGACTTATGGCGGTTTTTATACGCAGGACGATATAAAGGAAGTGGTACAATATGCCAAAGAACGCTTTGTTACCATATTGCCGGAAATAGATGTTCCCGGGCATAGCCTGGCTGCACTTGCCGCTTACCCGGAGTTGTCATGCAATCCGGGTCCTTACGAGGTTAGTGCAGGCGGTGCTTTTATGAAATGGTTTCCCGGTGGCCATGAAGGTGTAATTGACAATACATTGTGCCCCGCCAATGAAAAGGTGTACGCATTTCTTGATAAAGTTTTTACCGAGGTGGCGCAGCTCTTTCCTTTTGAATACATACATATGGGTGGTGATGAAACCGCCCGTAATTTCTGGGCCAAGAGCGAGCAGGTAAAAACACTGATGCAAAAAGAAAACCTGGAGGATCTAAATGAAGTGCAGGCATATTTTGTAAGGCGTGTGGAGCAGATCGTAAACGCGAAAGGCAAAAAGCTGATCGGGTGGGATGAGATACTGGATGGTGGCCTGGCACAGTCTGCAGCCGTAATGAGCTGGCGCGGTATGACCGGTGGTATAGCTGCTGCAAAACAGGGGCATAAAGTTGTAATGACGCCATACAATTTTGTTTACCTCGATTTTGTACAGGGCGAGCCATCAATAGAAGCACCGGTATACGCTAACCTGCGCATGCAACAGGCTTATAAATTTGAACCCGTACCCGATGGCGTTGATGCAAACCTTGTAATGGGCGGACAAGGTAATCTATGGACAGAGCAGTTACAGCGTTTCCGCAATGTGCAATATATGCTGTGGCCAAGGGCCATGGCACTGGCAGAATGTTTATGGAGCCCTAAAGAAAAGAAAGACTGGAACAGTTTTATCAGGCGCGCTGAGGCGCAGTTTCCCAGGCTGGAAGCGGCTGCAACACGGTATTCCAGGGCCATTTACGATCCTGTTGTTTCTGTAAAAGATTATAAAGGCAGCCCGCAGGTAACCATTGAAACCGAAGCACCGGGTCTTGAAATTTATTACACCATAGACGAAACTCTGCCGGATAATTATGACAGGAAATATACACAACCGATCATTGTGCCGGAGGATGCCATGCACCTTAAGTTGCTTGCGTACAAAGATGGTAAACCTGTTGGCCATCTTATAAGCCTGAGCATGGACGAATTAAAAAAGCGTGCAAATAACTAA
- the gyrB gene encoding DNA topoisomerase (ATP-hydrolyzing) subunit B: MSEELKPVPPQQNGYGADSIQVLEGLEAVRKRPAMYIGDVGVKGLHHLVYEVVDNSIDEALAGYCKNIFVTIHEDNSISVSDDGRGIPTGIHAKEGVSALQVVMTVLHAGGKFDKNTYKVSGGLHGVGVSCVNALSTTLLVTVQREGKVFEQEYHTGIPAYAVRETGTTDKTGTTVHFWPDATIFQVTTYNKDILEGRLRELSFLNKKISITLTDLREKDEEGKAYSQNFYSEGGIVEFVELLDRSAKRTPLLPSTLYVEGHDEATNVAVDVALTYNDDFKEHIFSYVNNINTIEGGTHVTGFRQALTRVFKTYGDKQGLFEKAKVEVEGDDFREGLTAIVSVKVPEPQFEGQTKTKLGNSEVSGIVQTTVGRALENYLEENPKEAKNIISKVVLAAQARVAAKKAREMVQRKNVLSGSGLPGKLADCSERDPEKCELFLVEGDSAGGTAKSGRDRSYQAILPLRGKILNVEKAMEHKIYENEEIRNMFTAMGVSVGTAEDPKALNLAKLRYHKLIIMTDADVDGSHIATLILTFIFRYMKELVEQGYVYIAQPPLYLVKKGKEQEYAYNEEQRKGLITKLGGGKDESVNTQRYKGLGEMNAEQLWETTLDPNRRTLKQVTIESAAEADRIFSMLMGDEVAPRREFIESHAKYARIDV; this comes from the coding sequence ATGAGTGAAGAATTAAAGCCTGTTCCTCCGCAGCAAAACGGATACGGTGCAGACAGTATCCAGGTACTCGAAGGTCTCGAAGCCGTAAGAAAAAGACCGGCCATGTATATTGGTGATGTAGGTGTAAAAGGGTTACATCACCTCGTATACGAAGTAGTAGATAACTCCATCGATGAAGCCCTTGCCGGTTACTGCAAAAACATATTTGTTACCATTCATGAAGACAACTCCATCAGCGTGAGCGATGATGGTCGTGGTATACCCACAGGCATACATGCCAAAGAAGGTGTAAGTGCCCTGCAGGTAGTAATGACCGTGCTGCATGCGGGTGGTAAATTCGATAAGAATACCTATAAAGTTTCCGGCGGTTTGCACGGTGTGGGTGTAAGTTGTGTAAACGCATTAAGTACCACATTGCTCGTTACCGTACAGCGCGAAGGTAAAGTGTTTGAACAGGAATACCACACAGGTATACCTGCTTATGCAGTACGCGAAACAGGCACTACCGATAAAACAGGTACCACCGTGCATTTCTGGCCAGATGCAACCATTTTCCAGGTTACTACTTACAACAAAGATATTCTCGAAGGCCGTTTGAGAGAGTTGTCTTTTCTGAATAAAAAGATCAGCATTACACTTACCGATCTTCGCGAAAAAGATGAAGAAGGCAAAGCATACAGCCAGAACTTTTACAGTGAGGGTGGTATTGTAGAGTTTGTTGAGCTGCTTGACAGAAGTGCAAAAAGAACGCCGCTGCTTCCCTCCACACTTTATGTAGAAGGGCACGATGAAGCTACCAACGTGGCCGTAGATGTGGCACTTACCTATAATGACGATTTTAAAGAGCACATCTTCAGCTATGTAAACAATATCAACACCATAGAAGGCGGTACGCACGTTACGGGTTTCCGCCAGGCACTTACGAGGGTGTTTAAAACCTATGGAGATAAACAGGGTTTGTTTGAAAAAGCCAAAGTAGAGGTAGAAGGCGACGATTTCCGTGAAGGTCTTACAGCCATCGTCTCTGTAAAAGTGCCGGAGCCGCAGTTTGAAGGACAGACGAAAACAAAACTGGGAAACAGCGAGGTTAGCGGTATTGTACAAACCACCGTTGGCCGTGCACTGGAAAATTACCTGGAAGAAAACCCGAAAGAGGCTAAGAACATCATCAGTAAAGTGGTGCTTGCCGCGCAGGCACGTGTGGCTGCCAAAAAAGCCAGGGAAATGGTGCAGCGTAAGAACGTACTAAGCGGCAGCGGCCTGCCGGGTAAACTGGCAGACTGCAGCGAACGCGACCCGGAAAAATGCGAGCTGTTCCTTGTTGAGGGTGACAGTGCCGGCGGTACGGCTAAATCTGGCCGGGACAGAAGCTACCAGGCAATTCTGCCGCTGCGTGGTAAAATATTGAACGTAGAAAAAGCCATGGAGCACAAGATCTACGAGAACGAGGAAATCCGCAATATGTTTACCGCCATGGGTGTAAGCGTAGGCACAGCAGAAGACCCAAAAGCTTTAAATCTTGCCAAACTGCGTTACCATAAGCTCATTATTATGACCGATGCTGACGTAGATGGCTCTCACATTGCAACACTGATATTAACCTTCATCTTCCGGTATATGAAAGAACTGGTAGAACAGGGCTATGTATACATTGCACAACCACCGCTATACCTCGTAAAGAAGGGCAAGGAGCAGGAGTATGCATACAACGAAGAGCAGCGCAAAGGGCTCATAACAAAACTGGGTGGTGGAAAAGATGAAAGCGTAAACACACAGCGTTACAAAGGCCTGGGTGAAATGAATGCAGAGCAGTTGTGGGAAACCACGCTCGACCCCAACCGCAGAACGTTGAAACAGGTAACCATAGAAAGTGCGGCAGAAGCAGATCGCATCTTCAGTATGTTAATGGGAGATGAAGTGGCACCACGCAGGGAGTTCATAGAATCTCATGCAAAATACGCCAGGATTGATGTGTAA
- a CDS encoding sigma-70 family RNA polymerase sigma factor — protein sequence MSAQLNATKWIDEYGDMLYRYALPRVNDADTAKDLVQDTFLAAWRNYDNFKGEISEKNWLYAILKNKIIDHFRKASVRLTESLPSTAGEDGFFDDVQHWTDAASPREWQNSSDTGINRKDFYKVLQSCKQKLKKIQDMVFTMKYMEGMDSEEICKALNLTASNYWVLMHRAKLQLRACLEKNWFTK from the coding sequence ATGTCAGCTCAGCTAAACGCAACAAAATGGATAGATGAATACGGAGATATGCTTTATCGCTATGCATTACCTCGTGTAAATGACGCGGATACAGCAAAAGACCTGGTGCAGGACACGTTCCTGGCAGCATGGCGCAACTACGACAATTTCAAAGGTGAAATCTCTGAAAAAAACTGGTTGTATGCCATTTTAAAAAACAAGATCATTGACCACTTTCGCAAAGCATCTGTAAGATTAACGGAAAGCCTGCCTTCTACCGCGGGTGAAGATGGCTTTTTCGATGACGTGCAGCATTGGACCGACGCCGCATCGCCAAGGGAATGGCAAAACAGCAGCGATACCGGTATAAACCGCAAAGATTTTTATAAAGTGCTGCAAAGCTGCAAGCAGAAGCTGAAAAAAATACAGGATATGGTGTTTACCATGAAATACATGGAGGGGATGGATAGTGAAGAAATTTGTAAGGCGCTTAATTTAACTGCGTCTAACTATTGGGTGCTCATGCACCGGGCTAAATTGCAGCTCAGGGCGTGTCTCGAAAAAAACTGGTTTACCAAATAG
- the xth gene encoding exodeoxyribonuclease III encodes MKIATYNVNGINGRLPVLLRWLNETQPDVACLQELKAPQEKFPEEAITAAGYNALWHGQKSWNGVAILTRNTIATEITRVLPGDPEDLHSRYIEAQVNELTIGCLYLPNGNPAPGPKFDYKLSWFERFIKHAGELYASGKPVVLTGDYNVMPTEMDVYKPERWVDDALFRPETRAAFQKLLDQGWTDAIRTLYPKDVIYTFWDYFRDAYGRNAGLRIDHFLLSKKLTNKLVAAGVDKHVRGWEKTSDHAPVWIELKD; translated from the coding sequence ATGAAAATTGCTACCTACAACGTAAACGGCATCAATGGCAGGTTGCCGGTGCTCTTACGCTGGCTCAACGAAACACAGCCCGATGTGGCCTGCTTGCAGGAGCTGAAAGCACCGCAGGAAAAATTTCCGGAAGAAGCCATAACAGCAGCCGGCTACAACGCGTTGTGGCACGGTCAGAAAAGCTGGAACGGTGTAGCCATACTTACACGCAATACCATTGCAACAGAAATAACAAGGGTACTGCCCGGCGATCCCGAAGACCTGCACAGCCGCTACATAGAGGCACAGGTAAATGAGCTTACCATCGGGTGTTTGTACTTACCAAACGGCAACCCTGCACCGGGGCCAAAATTCGATTATAAACTAAGCTGGTTCGAAAGATTTATCAAACATGCAGGTGAGCTGTATGCATCCGGCAAGCCTGTTGTTTTAACCGGCGATTACAACGTAATGCCCACCGAAATGGACGTATACAAACCCGAGCGCTGGGTAGATGATGCATTGTTCAGGCCCGAAACCAGGGCCGCGTTTCAAAAGCTGCTCGACCAGGGCTGGACAGACGCCATACGGACACTTTACCCGAAAGACGTCATTTATACTTTCTGGGATTATTTCCGCGATGCATATGGCCGGAATGCCGGTTTGCGCATAGACCACTTTCTCTTAAGTAAAAAGCTTACAAACAAACTGGTAGCAGCAGGCGTAGATAAGCATGTACGTGGCTGGGAAAAAACCAGCGATCATGCTCCTGTATGGATAGAACTGAAAGACTAA
- a CDS encoding LolA family protein, giving the protein MKKTLLFFSFIICAAAAGAQDMTALINKVKAKLDQVNNYTAEGVLKTDVTFIKAPAGKVKVYYKKPDKFKLKKEGGISILPKGGVSVNTGSMIAINNFVALAAGESVVDGIKTKVVKLLPSDESSDIVLSTLYIDEANLLVRKAVTTTKDNGTYEITLTYGKYSTYGLPDKVVFSFNTKDYKLPKGVTLEFDEGEKSNTPDKLKNKKGRVEITYSSYTINKGVDDSVFQ; this is encoded by the coding sequence ATGAAAAAAACACTGTTGTTCTTCTCTTTCATTATATGCGCTGCTGCTGCAGGCGCGCAGGATATGACGGCCCTTATCAATAAAGTAAAGGCAAAGCTTGACCAGGTAAATAATTACACCGCAGAAGGTGTTTTAAAAACAGACGTAACATTTATAAAAGCACCTGCCGGTAAGGTAAAAGTATATTACAAAAAGCCCGATAAATTTAAACTAAAGAAAGAAGGCGGTATCTCCATTTTGCCTAAAGGCGGCGTAAGTGTAAATACCGGCAGCATGATTGCCATCAACAACTTCGTGGCACTCGCTGCAGGTGAGTCGGTGGTAGACGGCATTAAAACAAAAGTGGTAAAACTATTGCCATCAGATGAAAGCAGCGATATCGTACTTTCCACCTTGTACATAGACGAAGCAAACCTGCTCGTGCGCAAAGCAGTAACCACCACAAAAGACAACGGTACATACGAGATTACGTTAACTTATGGCAAATACAGCACTTACGGTTTGCCCGATAAGGTTGTGTTCAGCTTCAATACCAAAGATTACAAACTGCCCAAAGGTGTAACGCTGGAGTTTGATGAAGGTGAAAAAAGCAATACGCCCGATAAACTGAAAAACAAAAAAGGCAGGGTAGAAATAACCTACAGTTCATACACCATCAACAAAGGTGTAGATGACAGTGTGTTCCAATAA